CTCGAAGCACTTCGGGATCTACAAGCAGCAAGAGCGGGTCGAGGGCCGCAAGTCCCACAACTACATCTTCATGGTGCGCCTGCGCGTGCCCTCGGGCGGCGAGTTCAGCGGCCAGCAGTGGCGCGCGCTGTGCGAGGCGAGCGACCTGTACGCCGATGGCTCGCTGCGACTCACCACGCGCCAGGGCATCCAGTTCCACTACATCAGCGCGCCCCATCTCGGGCCGATGATCCGCTTCCTCAACCGAACCTACCCGAGCACGGGCTACCAGATGTCGACGCTCGCCGCCTGCGGCGACGTGAACCGCAACACCATGTGCTGCGTGGTCGACGACCTGATTCCCGAGCTGCCGCTCCAGTCACGGGAGCTGGCGTACGCGATCGCGATGGAGATGGCGCCGCGCAGCTCGGGCTACTTCCAGGCCTTCCTCACCGACGAGGAGGGCAAGACCGAGACACCGCTGTTCACGGAAGAGCCGATCTACGGCAAGCAGTATCTGCCGCGCAAGTTCAAGGTCGCGATCGCCCACCCGCTCGACAACTCGGTCGACGCACTCACCAACGACGTCGCCTTCGCGCCGGTGGTGAACGGCGCCGTCGCGCAGGAGTACGACCTGTGGTCGGGTGGCGGCTCGGGCACCACCCACGGCATGCCGCACACCAAGGCGCTCCTGGCTCTGTATCTCGGCCGCATCCCGCGCGCGCAGGTGGTGGACGCCACGCGCGCGATCGCGATCCTGCAGAAGGAGCACGGCGAGCGCGGCGACCGCCGCATGGCGCGCTGGAAGTACACGATCCGGCGCCTGGGCGTCGCCGAGGTGAAGCGCCAGCTCCGCGAGCGCTTCCAGCTCGAGCTGAAGGACGCCGCCCCGCAGGCGCTCGGGCCCAACCGCTTCTGGCACGGCTGGTACTCCGAGGCGGGCGGCGAGGACCGCATGTTCCTGGGGATTCCGGTCGAGAGCGGGCGCGTGAAGGACACCGATGCGGTGAAGCTGCGCAGCGCGGTGGCCGCGGTCGCGCGCGAGCTTCCGCAGCTCGGGATCCGCATCACGGGCAACCAGGACCTGGTCCTCACGCACATCCCGCGGGCGATGCGCACCCGGGTCGACGCGATCCTCGCCGAGCACGGCGTGCCGCGCCCCGAGGCGGTCTCCTTGTTCCGCAAGCAGGCCTTCGGCTGCCCGGCGCTGCCCACCTGCGGTCTGGCGATGACTCATGCCGAGAAGGCGATCCCGGGCCTGGCGGACGCGATCGAGGCCGCCGGCCTCGCCGACGTGGACGTGGTGGTGCGCATGGCCGGCTGCCCGAATCACTGCTCGCGCCCGCCCACGGCCGAGATCGGCATCACCGGCTTCGGCAAGAACGCGCACATGATCTCGGTCGGCGGCTCGCGCGAGGGCACGCGCATCGCGCAGGTGCTGTATCCCAAGATCTCCTCCGAGCAGATGGTGCCGGTGATGGTGGGTCTCTTGCGGGCGATCCAGAGTCACAACCCCGAGCGACTCCCGGCCGGTGAGTTCCTGCACCGCACGCCGCCCGAGGCGCTGCGCCGGATGGTGGGCGTGGAGGTCTGAGGCGATGGCGCTCGTGGAGCTCGCGGTCGCGGACGGCATTGCGCTGGTCACCTTGAACCGGCCCGAGGCGCTGAACTCGCTGTCGGGCGCGCTGCTCGGCGAGCTGGACGCAGTCACTGCGCGCATCGAGCGCGAGGCCGCGATCCGCGGCGCGATCGTCACCGGCGCGGGCCGGGCCTTCGCGGCGGGTGCCGACATCGAGGAGATCTCGCGCCTGGACCGCGCATCGGGCGCGGCCTTCGCGCGCCGCGGTCAGTCGGTGTTCGGGCGCATCGAGAAGCTCGAGAAGCCGGTGGTCGCGGCCGTGAACGGCTTCGCGCTCGGCGGCGGCTGCGAGCTGGCCATGGCGTGTCACGTGCGCTTCGCGTCGAGCAAGGCCAAGTTCGGCCAGCCCGAGGTGAAGCTCGGCATCCTGCCCGGCTTCGGCGGCACGCAGCGCCTGCCGCGCCTGGTCGGGCGCGGGAAGGCGATCGAGCTCACGCTGCACGGCGGTCACGTCTCGGCCGAGGAGGCGCTGCGCATCGGGCTGGTGAACGAGCTCGTCGAGCCCGACGAGCTCCTGCCGCGCGCGCGAAAATGGCTCGCCGAGTGTTTCGCCAACGGGCCGCGCGCCGTGGCCATGTCGCTGCGCGCGATTCGCGAAGGCCTCGACCGGCCGCTCGACTCGGGCGTCGAGCTCGAGGCCCAGCTCTTCGGCGAGCTGTGCGGCACGCCGGAGATGAAGGAAGGCACCTCCGCCTTCCTGGCCAAGCGCCCGCCGAAGTTCTGAGCGAATTCCGAGGGCGTTCATCCAGTCACATGGACGGGCGGGCCGTTGCATCCGAAAGGAGGACGGAACGTGCGTTCCGTGACGATCCTGCTCGCGCTCTCCGTTGCGGCGGTGCAGCCGCACGACCTCGGCAGCCCCGGCGCCGTGATCGACCGCATGGACGAGGCCCTGTGGCCGGCGAAGTCGGTCACGGCCGACGTGTCGCTCCAGTCGAGCGACGAGATCGGCCCCGGGCTCGACACCACGATGAAGCTGGTGCGGGCGGAGGACGACTCCGGCGTGCGCACGCAAGTTCGAGTGATCGAGCCGGCGCAGTCGCTCGGCACCGTGTACGAGGTCACTTCGGCCAAGGGCAAGCCGATCGAACGCTGGGTGTATCTCCCCGAGGTCCGGCGCTTGCGCAACCTGATCGGCACGCGCCGCACCGACTCGTTCCTGGCCAGCGAGTTCACCTACGAGGACCTCGACATCGCCGCGCCGCGTGAGTCGGAGTGGCAGAGCGTCGAGCAGGTCGACGAGAACGGCCGGACGCTGCTGCGCGTGACCGGCAAGCCGTACGGCCCCTACGAGAAGGTCGAGACGCTGATCGACCCCGCGACCTCGCTGCCGGTGCGCGTGCTCTACTACGACCGCGACGGCCAGCTCTACAAGGAGGAGTCGTTCGGCGAGCCCCAGACCGTCGACGGTCACACCATGCCGACTCGCATCGAGATGGACGACGTCCAGACCGGCGCGAAGAGCGTGCTTTCGCTCCGCAACATCCGCCTGTCGCAGCCGATCGACGAGAAGCTGTTCTCCGAGTCGCCGATCCGAGCCCGGCGCGGGAAGTGACTCAGGGCTCGGTCGACACCGAGAGCGTGAACGACGCCTGCTCGCCGCGCTCCGCGTCGGCCTTCTCGAGGAAGACGTCGATCCGGTAGCGCCCGGGCTTGTCGAGCCTCTGCGCGAAGCTCCGGCCCCCGCTCTCGCCCAGGTAGATCGGCGCGGGGTTGTCGCCCAGGCTCGCGGGCGGCGGAATCACGTTGAAGTGCACGGCGCTGCTCTTCGCCTTGAGCTCGACCGCGAGCTTCTGGCCCGCTGCGACCTCGACCGTGTAGCTCTTGCTGTTCGTGCCCTTGGCGGTGCCCTTGTACTCCTCGCTGCCCGCCCCGGCGGGTGCGGCGAGCGCGAGACACAGGAAGACGGCGGCGAGCGCGTGGCACGTCCTCTTCATCGACGATCTCCTCTCAGCGGCCGGTCTGCACGAAGCGCGTGCCCAGCCCCGGGTAGGGCCCGCGCGGCAGGATCAGGTCGCGCGTAGCGCGCAGCTCGATCTGCTGCGGGCCCTCCGCGGCGTCGGGCCGCACGTCGACCAAGAGCACCAGAGGTGACTGCTCCCAGCGGAACACGAGTGAGCTGCCCTGCATCGCCGCGCTGCCGCCCAACAGCTCACTCCACTGCCGGCGCGCCGCCTCGGCCGACCTGGCGAACAGGCGCAGGCCCACCAGACGCGCGCCGTCGGCACGCGGCCGCGATGCCGGCAAGAGGTCGTCGCCCTCGCCGCCCGGCGCCTGCTCGACCATCTGCACCACGATGCCCTGGGCCTGCTTCGGATGCAGGAACGCTTCCTGCCAGTGGGGATTGCTGCGCTCGACGCCGATCACCTGCTGACCGTGCGCCGCGGCCTTGGCGAGTGTCTCGTCGAGGCTCGCCACCTTCAGGGTCACGTGGTGCACGCGCGGGCCGCCCGCGGCCAGGAAGCGGTGCATGAAGCCGTTCGGGGGGCCGCTCGGGTAGATCACCTCGAGCCGGCCGCCGCCCTGGAACTCCCACTGCCGGAAGCCGAACTCGGCGCTGCCGTCGTAGCCGCCGGCCGGCGCGCCGCCCAGCCGCTCCTCGAACAGCTCGATCGCGTCGCTGGCGCGTGGCAGGCCGAGGGCGATGTGGTCGAGCTTCGTGGCGGTCACGGGGTCGCTCCGGGTCAGATCACGGCTTCGACGAGGCTGGGTC
Above is a genomic segment from Myxococcota bacterium containing:
- a CDS encoding VOC family protein, which gives rise to MTATKLDHIALGLPRASDAIELFEERLGGAPAGGYDGSAEFGFRQWEFQGGGRLEVIYPSGPPNGFMHRFLAAGGPRVHHVTLKVASLDETLAKAAAHGQQVIGVERSNPHWQEAFLHPKQAQGIVVQMVEQAPGGEGDDLLPASRPRADGARLVGLRLFARSAEAARRQWSELLGGSAAMQGSSLVFRWEQSPLVLLVDVRPDAAEGPQQIELRATRDLILPRGPYPGLGTRFVQTGR
- a CDS encoding enoyl-CoA hydratase-related protein produces the protein MALVELAVADGIALVTLNRPEALNSLSGALLGELDAVTARIEREAAIRGAIVTGAGRAFAAGADIEEISRLDRASGAAFARRGQSVFGRIEKLEKPVVAAVNGFALGGGCELAMACHVRFASSKAKFGQPEVKLGILPGFGGTQRLPRLVGRGKAIELTLHGGHVSAEEALRIGLVNELVEPDELLPRARKWLAECFANGPRAVAMSLRAIREGLDRPLDSGVELEAQLFGELCGTPEMKEGTSAFLAKRPPKF
- a CDS encoding outer membrane lipoprotein-sorting protein; its protein translation is MRSVTILLALSVAAVQPHDLGSPGAVIDRMDEALWPAKSVTADVSLQSSDEIGPGLDTTMKLVRAEDDSGVRTQVRVIEPAQSLGTVYEVTSAKGKPIERWVYLPEVRRLRNLIGTRRTDSFLASEFTYEDLDIAAPRESEWQSVEQVDENGRTLLRVTGKPYGPYEKVETLIDPATSLPVRVLYYDRDGQLYKEESFGEPQTVDGHTMPTRIEMDDVQTGAKSVLSLRNIRLSQPIDEKLFSESPIRARRGK